A genome region from Coffea arabica cultivar ET-39 chromosome 7e, Coffea Arabica ET-39 HiFi, whole genome shotgun sequence includes the following:
- the LOC113701140 gene encoding protein SCO1 homolog 2, mitochondrial isoform X2 — MFAISKERKLSSFIASKNHDLSFLETLYSFCLLQPGAVLAGVGGLAFFLHYNDERRAIPKGQGEKFERSSIEGPIIGGPFSLIDTEGQVVTEKKLLGNWVLLYFDYTSSPDVGPAEVQKMAKAIDILDSKQNLRVLPIFVTLDPQRDTPSQLHAYLREFDQRIVGLTGPVAAIRQMAQEYRVYFRKVDEEADDYLVESSHNMYLLNPKMQVVKCFGVEYNAEELSEAIFKELKKTIT; from the exons ATGTTTGCAATCAGCAAAGAGCGCAAACTCTCCTCCTTTATTGCCTCCAAAAACCACGACCTCTCATTCCTGGAGACCTTATATAGTT TTTGTCTTTTGCAGCCTGGTGCTGTTTTGGCTGGAGTTGGTGGTCTGGCATTTTTTCTTCACTACAATGACGAGAGGAGGGCCATCCCTAAAG GCCAGGGTGAAAAGTTTGAAAGAAGTTCCATTGAAGGGCCAATAATTGGTGGTCCTTTCAGTCTAATTGATACTGAAGGTCAGGTGGTCACAGAAAAGAAGCTTCTGGGTAACTGGGTTCTTCTCTACTTCGATTATACTTCTTCTCCTGATGTTGGGCCAGCGGAAGTTCAAAAGATGGCCAAGGCTATTGACATTCTAG ATTCTAAACAGAATCTCAGGGTTCTACCCATATTTGTTACACTGGATCCTCAACGTGATACCCCTTCCCAACTGCATGCTTATCTTAGAG AGTTTGACCAAAGAATTGTGGGACTGACGGGACCAGTTGCAGCTATTAGGCAGATGGCACAAGAATACAGAGTGTATTTCAGGAAAGTTGATGAAGAAGCAGACGATTATCTTGTTGAGTCTTCCCACAACAT GTACTTGTTGAATCCAAAAATGCAAGTAGTAAAATGCTTTGGAGTGGAATACAATGCAGAGGAATTGTCAGAAGCCATATTCAAGGAGCTGAAGAAAACTATAACATAG
- the LOC113701140 gene encoding protein SCO1 homolog 2, mitochondrial isoform X1 — translation MSMSRVIFPSLRNRSAASFNTLKRFIPCKSFHSGRCLQSAKSANSPPLLPPKTTTSHSWRPYIVPGAVLAGVGGLAFFLHYNDERRAIPKGQGEKFERSSIEGPIIGGPFSLIDTEGQVVTEKKLLGNWVLLYFDYTSSPDVGPAEVQKMAKAIDILDSKQNLRVLPIFVTLDPQRDTPSQLHAYLREFDQRIVGLTGPVAAIRQMAQEYRVYFRKVDEEADDYLVESSHNMYLLNPKMQVVKCFGVEYNAEELSEAIFKELKKTIT, via the exons ATGTCAATGTCAAGGGTTATCTTCCCCTCCTTAAGAAATCGCTCTGCAGCATCCTTTAATACTCTGAAAAG GTTTATTCCCTGTAAGAGTTTCCACTCTGGCAGATGTTTGCAATCAGCAAAGAGCGCAAACTCTCCTCCTTTATTGCCTCCAAAAACCACGACCTCTCATTCCTGGAGACCTTATATAGTT CCTGGTGCTGTTTTGGCTGGAGTTGGTGGTCTGGCATTTTTTCTTCACTACAATGACGAGAGGAGGGCCATCCCTAAAG GCCAGGGTGAAAAGTTTGAAAGAAGTTCCATTGAAGGGCCAATAATTGGTGGTCCTTTCAGTCTAATTGATACTGAAGGTCAGGTGGTCACAGAAAAGAAGCTTCTGGGTAACTGGGTTCTTCTCTACTTCGATTATACTTCTTCTCCTGATGTTGGGCCAGCGGAAGTTCAAAAGATGGCCAAGGCTATTGACATTCTAG ATTCTAAACAGAATCTCAGGGTTCTACCCATATTTGTTACACTGGATCCTCAACGTGATACCCCTTCCCAACTGCATGCTTATCTTAGAG AGTTTGACCAAAGAATTGTGGGACTGACGGGACCAGTTGCAGCTATTAGGCAGATGGCACAAGAATACAGAGTGTATTTCAGGAAAGTTGATGAAGAAGCAGACGATTATCTTGTTGAGTCTTCCCACAACAT GTACTTGTTGAATCCAAAAATGCAAGTAGTAAAATGCTTTGGAGTGGAATACAATGCAGAGGAATTGTCAGAAGCCATATTCAAGGAGCTGAAGAAAACTATAACATAG